Proteins found in one Candidatus Margulisiibacteriota bacterium genomic segment:
- the mutS gene encoding DNA mismatch repair protein MutS, translated as MTDLTPMMKQYQEIKARHQDAILFYRLGDFYEMFFDDALLASRELDLTLTGRGKDDNRMPMCGIPYHAAEGYLAKLIEKGYKVAICEQVEDPKFAKDNLVRREVIRIVTPGTVNEPSMLSAKANNYLLAVNQDKGKYGLAYVDSTTGEFKLTGFNSLDGLLDEVRRIAPVELLVSDLFEPEGAAALKELRLKSQSSFKDIYDSETAVRKIKGQFNLHSLESFGLNEDEVSLGAAAAILDYLRETQKTALRQIGALKKYQVGDYMFIDNVTRRNLELTQTARDKSHQGSLLWVIDRTKTPMGGRLLRQWLVQPLLNQAEIERRLDAVEVFTKDAILRSELAAALDKVFDVERLTGKVATGTANPRDLAALKESLFQLPLIEKVVQTNVPLAGFVAPIKESLAVRQAVVELIGNAIVADPPFTIKEGGIIKDGYHAELDELKKGSRGGKQWIAELEASERKRTGIKSLKVGYTKVFGYFIEVTNSNLDQVPPDYIRKQTLVNAERFITPELKDRETMILNAEVRTKELEYQLFTEVRTKVAEHTRQLQSLAGALASLDVLLSLAEAAVENKYSRPSFSDQKAITIKQGRHPVVEKMLGEFKFVANDTDLNEARRFLLITGPNMGGKSTYMRQTALISLLAQIGSFVPAASAKLCLIDRIFTRIGAMDDIYSGQSTFMLEMTETANIVNNATERSLVILDEIGRGTSTFDGMSIAAAVAEHIHAKIGALTLFATHYHEITQLADKHPGMVNVNVTVRDQNGEITFLRVIAEGPADKSYGIQVAKLAGIPAEVLKRAEEIYATLEMVENDLGAEKKKALRKKHGLYKTPDDQREQASLF; from the coding sequence ATGACCGACCTCACCCCGATGATGAAACAGTACCAGGAGATCAAGGCCCGGCACCAGGACGCGATCCTCTTTTACCGCCTCGGTGATTTCTACGAAATGTTTTTTGACGACGCCTTGCTTGCGTCGCGCGAATTAGACCTGACTTTAACCGGTCGCGGCAAAGACGACAACCGGATGCCGATGTGCGGCATTCCGTACCACGCCGCCGAAGGGTATCTGGCCAAACTTATCGAGAAAGGGTACAAGGTCGCGATCTGCGAACAGGTTGAAGATCCAAAATTCGCCAAAGATAACCTTGTTAGACGGGAAGTGATTCGGATCGTCACCCCTGGGACGGTGAACGAGCCGTCGATGCTTTCGGCCAAAGCGAATAACTATTTGCTGGCGGTCAATCAGGACAAAGGGAAATACGGCCTCGCTTACGTTGATTCAACGACCGGGGAATTCAAATTGACCGGTTTTAATTCTCTCGACGGGCTTCTGGACGAGGTCCGCCGGATCGCGCCGGTAGAATTGTTGGTTTCCGATCTCTTTGAACCAGAAGGAGCGGCCGCCCTCAAAGAGCTTCGGCTGAAAAGCCAGTCTTCCTTCAAAGATATTTACGACAGCGAGACGGCGGTTAGGAAAATTAAAGGGCAGTTTAACCTTCATTCGCTGGAATCGTTTGGTTTGAATGAGGATGAGGTTTCGCTTGGCGCGGCGGCGGCGATCCTAGATTATCTCCGGGAAACGCAAAAGACCGCTCTCCGCCAGATCGGCGCGCTGAAAAAATACCAGGTCGGCGATTACATGTTCATCGATAACGTTACCCGCCGCAATTTAGAATTGACCCAAACAGCCCGCGACAAATCGCACCAGGGGAGCTTGCTCTGGGTCATTGACCGGACTAAAACCCCGATGGGCGGAAGACTGCTTCGCCAATGGCTGGTCCAACCATTATTAAATCAAGCCGAGATCGAACGGCGCCTCGACGCGGTTGAAGTTTTTACTAAAGACGCGATCCTCCGGAGCGAACTGGCGGCCGCCCTTGATAAAGTCTTTGATGTGGAGCGGCTGACCGGCAAAGTTGCGACCGGGACCGCCAATCCGCGCGACTTGGCCGCGCTGAAGGAATCGCTCTTTCAACTTCCGCTGATCGAGAAAGTCGTTCAAACGAACGTCCCTCTGGCCGGTTTTGTCGCGCCGATCAAAGAGTCCCTGGCGGTCCGGCAGGCGGTAGTTGAGCTGATCGGCAACGCGATTGTCGCTGATCCTCCGTTCACGATCAAAGAAGGGGGGATCATTAAGGACGGCTACCACGCGGAGCTCGACGAACTGAAGAAAGGGAGCCGCGGCGGGAAGCAATGGATCGCCGAGCTGGAAGCGTCGGAGCGGAAACGGACCGGGATCAAATCGCTCAAGGTCGGCTACACTAAAGTTTTCGGTTATTTCATTGAAGTGACCAATTCCAATCTTGACCAGGTGCCGCCCGATTATATCCGCAAGCAAACGTTAGTGAACGCCGAACGGTTCATCACGCCGGAACTAAAAGACCGGGAGACGATGATCCTGAACGCGGAAGTCAGGACCAAAGAGCTGGAATACCAGCTCTTTACCGAGGTCCGGACCAAAGTCGCGGAACATACCCGGCAGCTGCAGTCGCTGGCTGGCGCGCTCGCCAGTCTTGATGTCCTTTTATCTTTAGCCGAAGCGGCGGTGGAAAATAAATACAGCCGCCCGTCGTTTAGCGACCAAAAAGCGATCACGATCAAACAAGGGCGCCATCCGGTAGTTGAAAAGATGCTGGGTGAATTTAAATTTGTCGCCAACGATACCGATCTTAACGAGGCACGCCGCTTTCTGCTGATCACCGGCCCGAATATGGGCGGTAAGTCGACCTACATGCGCCAGACGGCGCTGATCTCTCTCCTGGCCCAGATCGGCTCTTTTGTTCCCGCGGCCAGTGCCAAGCTTTGCCTGATCGACCGGATCTTTACCCGGATCGGCGCGATGGACGATATCTATTCCGGCCAGTCGACTTTTATGCTGGAGATGACCGAGACCGCCAACATCGTCAACAACGCGACCGAGCGGAGCCTGGTGATCTTAGACGAGATCGGCCGGGGGACCTCGACCTTCGACGGGATGTCGATCGCGGCGGCGGTGGCCGAACATATCCACGCCAAGATCGGGGCGCTGACCTTATTTGCCACTCATTATCACGAGATTACTCAACTGGCGGACAAACATCCTGGCATGGTCAACGTTAACGTGACCGTCCGCGACCAGAATGGCGAGATCACTTTCTTGCGCGTCATCGCCGAAGGACCGGCCGATAAGTCTTACGGCATCCAGGTCGCCAAGCTGGCCGGTATTCCGGCCGAAGTTCTCAAACGGGCCGAGGAGATCTACGCCACGCTCGAAATGGTCGAGAACGACCTGGGAGCGGAAAAGAAAAAAGCCCTTCGCAAGAAGCACGGTCTTTACAAAACCCCCGACGACCAGCGCGAACAGGCGAGTTTGTTTTGA
- a CDS encoding arginine decarboxylase, pyruvoyl-dependent, whose protein sequence is MNLVPTKVFFTKGVGRHREKLASFEMALRDAGIQAVNYVQVSSIFPPGCKMITREQGMKLIKPGEITFIVMSRNDTNESHRLISASVGMAIPSDPNSYGYLSEHHGNGMTDEECGDYAEDIAAQMLATTLGVPFDEDSSWDDRQELWKVSDRIVRTTHITQSAIGQRNVWTTVIAAAVFLFDEN, encoded by the coding sequence ATGAATTTAGTACCGACGAAAGTATTTTTTACCAAGGGAGTGGGCCGCCACCGGGAAAAGCTGGCCAGTTTCGAGATGGCCTTGCGCGACGCGGGGATCCAGGCGGTCAACTACGTCCAGGTTTCCAGCATCTTCCCGCCGGGCTGTAAGATGATCACCCGGGAGCAGGGGATGAAACTGATCAAGCCGGGCGAGATCACTTTTATCGTCATGTCGCGCAACGATACCAACGAGTCGCACCGCCTGATCTCGGCTTCGGTCGGGATGGCGATCCCCTCGGACCCGAATTCCTACGGTTATTTGAGCGAACACCATGGCAACGGGATGACCGACGAAGAATGCGGCGATTACGCCGAAGACATTGCCGCGCAGATGTTAGCCACAACCCTGGGGGTTCCTTTTGACGAGGATTCCAGCTGGGACGACCGCCAGGAGCTGTGGAAAGTTTCCGACCGGATCGTTCGGACCACCCATATTACCCAAAGCGCCATTGGCCAGAGGAACGTCTGGACCACGGTTATCGCCGCGGCTGTTTTCCTCTTTGACGAAAACTAA
- a CDS encoding anaerobic ribonucleoside-triphosphate reductase activating protein: protein MTAADQLVIKGFLETSFVDWDGKIVAVVFLPYCNFRCPFCHNAGLVNQPDKYETIPVARIFSFLKEHTDFLDGVCITGGEPVLHVNQGLVEFIEEIKKLPLLVKLDTNGTDPELIKRLLDRKLVDFIAMDVKAPLDERYYKLCGVETDLAKIKQSVALIIKSGIESEFRTTVVPNLLYLKDIEDLARGIKGAKKFVLQQFDPRNTLDPALAAYEPYPLEKLQEMADLAKRWVQNVQIRGK, encoded by the coding sequence ATGACTGCCGCCGACCAGCTGGTGATCAAAGGCTTTCTCGAAACTTCTTTCGTCGACTGGGACGGGAAGATTGTCGCGGTCGTTTTTCTCCCGTATTGTAATTTCCGCTGTCCCTTCTGCCATAACGCCGGGCTCGTTAACCAGCCGGACAAATATGAAACTATTCCCGTTGCGCGGATCTTTTCTTTTTTGAAAGAACACACGGATTTTCTGGATGGGGTCTGTATCACCGGCGGGGAGCCGGTCCTGCACGTCAACCAGGGGCTGGTCGAGTTTATCGAAGAGATCAAAAAACTGCCTCTGTTGGTCAAGCTCGACACCAACGGGACCGATCCGGAGCTGATCAAGCGTTTGCTCGACCGCAAGCTGGTCGACTTTATCGCCATGGACGTCAAAGCGCCGCTGGATGAGCGGTATTATAAGCTCTGCGGGGTGGAAACCGATCTGGCCAAGATCAAACAGAGCGTCGCGCTGATAATTAAGAGCGGGATCGAAAGTGAATTCCGGACCACGGTCGTTCCAAATCTCTTGTATTTAAAAGATATCGAGGACCTGGCTCGGGGGATCAAAGGGGCGAAAAAATTCGTCCTGCAGCAATTTGATCCGCGTAACACTTTGGATCCGGCCTTGGCTGCTTATGAGCCTTATCCGCTGGAAAAACTGCAGGAAATGGCCGATCTTGCCAAACGCTGGGTTCAGAACGTTCAGATCAGAGGAAAGTAG
- a CDS encoding CHASE4 domain-containing protein: MKLRTKLIIFTALTMITAILVVLLGVRLILVPNFLEAELNDAVSRTERIQGAFQAIELETLEYMLLDWSIWDDAYQFVVDRNKKFVEVNISDSTMGNLRLNALLFLDLNGKLVYGAGYDLVKKIRTPLPAQFNAQFKKLSQITRKEGTKGLISLPEGPLLFAAQPILTSNNQGPVRGTLIFGRFLNDTETNYLAKSLQLNIRVQLPGSKDLSLEKFKEIVGKSRNDLSIESIDDTTIMGYTILRDLNGEPVAVITRTVSRIIYNKLERTITVFIAIIVGVGFLLGAVILTALDRLITTRIAKLAEAIVAIGKKEKLNLTVPEEGNDEITSLQRSINATLRSLNQAQIMLFQSQQSYNAIFEDVNDIVFTANLKGEFTSINKAAKRILGYKPEDIIGRPFDFLATPDSRAVLKAKLDEKISGQQQRTSYEAAIKTKDGRVLTLEINSQVQLENGKPVAVFGIARDVTERKRFEKQLNEKVKELEEFQLLAVGRELKMTEMEKEINELLKKLGQPPKYK, from the coding sequence ATGAAATTAAGAACCAAGCTCATTATCTTCACCGCCCTGACCATGATCACTGCCATTTTAGTCGTCTTGTTGGGAGTGCGCTTGATCCTGGTCCCTAATTTTCTGGAAGCGGAACTGAATGACGCCGTTAGCCGGACCGAGAGGATCCAGGGAGCCTTCCAGGCGATCGAACTTGAGACGCTGGAATACATGCTCCTTGACTGGTCGATTTGGGACGACGCCTACCAATTCGTTGTCGATCGCAACAAGAAATTCGTCGAGGTTAACATCTCCGACTCCACTATGGGCAATTTGCGGCTCAACGCCCTTTTATTTCTCGACCTGAACGGCAAGCTGGTTTACGGGGCCGGCTATGACTTGGTAAAAAAGATAAGGACGCCGCTCCCCGCCCAGTTCAACGCGCAGTTTAAAAAGCTGTCTCAAATTACGCGAAAAGAAGGGACCAAAGGCTTAATTTCCCTGCCGGAAGGGCCGCTGCTCTTCGCCGCGCAGCCAATCCTAACCAGCAATAATCAAGGACCGGTCCGTGGGACCTTGATCTTTGGCCGGTTCCTAAATGACACCGAAACAAACTATCTGGCTAAAAGCCTGCAACTAAACATTAGAGTTCAATTACCGGGCAGCAAAGACCTTTCCCTGGAAAAGTTCAAGGAGATTGTCGGTAAAAGCCGGAACGACCTGTCAATCGAATCGATCGACGACACGACGATCATGGGCTACACTATTTTAAGGGACCTTAACGGCGAACCGGTCGCGGTCATCACCCGGACGGTTTCTCGGATCATTTACAATAAGCTGGAACGAACGATCACTGTTTTTATCGCGATCATTGTTGGTGTCGGCTTTCTGCTCGGCGCGGTCATCCTGACCGCCCTTGACCGGCTGATCACCACCCGGATCGCCAAGCTGGCCGAAGCGATCGTCGCCATCGGTAAAAAAGAGAAGCTCAACCTGACCGTGCCGGAAGAGGGAAACGACGAGATCACCTCACTGCAAAGGTCGATCAATGCAACCCTTCGGTCGCTCAACCAGGCGCAAATCATGCTTTTTCAAAGCCAGCAGTCTTATAACGCCATCTTCGAAGACGTCAATGATATCGTTTTTACCGCGAACTTAAAAGGAGAATTCACCTCCATCAATAAAGCGGCTAAAAGAATCCTCGGCTATAAACCGGAAGACATCATCGGCCGGCCTTTCGATTTTTTGGCCACGCCTGATTCGCGGGCCGTCCTCAAGGCAAAACTCGATGAAAAGATCTCCGGCCAGCAGCAGCGGACCTCTTATGAAGCGGCGATCAAAACAAAAGACGGACGTGTCCTGACCCTGGAGATCAACAGCCAGGTCCAGCTCGAAAACGGCAAACCGGTCGCGGTCTTCGGGATCGCCCGCGACGTGACCGAACGGAAACGCTTCGAAAAACAACTGAACGAAAAAGTTAAAGAGCTGGAAGAATTCCAATTGCTGGCGGTCGGGCGGGAATTGAAGATGACGGAAATGGAAAAAGAGATCAACGAATTGCTCAAGAAACTCGGTCAGCCGCCCAAATATAAGTAG
- a CDS encoding TlpA disulfide reductase family protein, which yields MKKTFYLLFLVVCLAGLVWGMGEKEPAASKKELLDFTLPDLAGKPIKLSDYRGKVIMLNFWATWCPPCRSEMPIMQKLHEKMADKPFVIVAVNLERGAGDAVCKFVAKEGYTFKVLLDNEGEVAGRYSIYSIPTTYVINKKGKVVDKLIGARDWLSDEYLKAWSKLIEQAK from the coding sequence ATGAAAAAAACATTTTATTTGCTTTTCCTGGTTGTTTGTCTGGCCGGCTTGGTTTGGGGAATGGGAGAAAAAGAGCCGGCCGCGTCGAAGAAAGAACTCCTTGATTTTACTTTGCCCGATCTGGCCGGTAAGCCGATCAAGCTCTCTGATTATCGTGGGAAAGTGATTATGCTTAATTTTTGGGCGACCTGGTGTCCTCCCTGCCGTTCGGAAATGCCGATCATGCAAAAGCTCCATGAAAAAATGGCCGATAAACCGTTTGTGATCGTTGCCGTCAATCTGGAACGGGGTGCGGGGGACGCGGTCTGTAAATTTGTCGCCAAGGAAGGATATACTTTTAAAGTTTTGCTTGATAACGAGGGTGAAGTCGCCGGCCGCTATTCAATTTACAGTATTCCCACTACTTATGTCATTAATAAGAAAGGGAAGGTGGTCGACAAACTGATCGGCGCCCGAGATTGGTTGAGCGATGAATACCTTAAAGCTTGGTCAAAATTGATCGAGCAGGCGAAATAA